One Kushneria konosiri genomic window, TGAGAATGGTGATGGCACTGGCGCCACTGCCGACGGTCTTTTCAAGCTGGCGCGCCATCAGAATCGATGTTCTATTCTGTGGGCGTGTACTTCCTGTGTGACCATCCCGGCCATGACGTGAACGGTCATCCTGACGGGAGTGCTCAACGTCCTGTTTTCTGGTTTCTGGAGTCGACATCTTGCGCTACCTGAATTGGATGAAGGTTTCACGTCGCATCGCGCCGAAAGGCCGGCGACTCTTGATGATGCTGGCAGTGATGCTGGCAGTGGCAACACAGCCGGTTCAGGCCGAAACCCTGCTGGTGATCGGCGACAGCCTCAGCGCTGCGCGCGGCATCGATCGCGATGAGGGCTGGGTCAACCTGCTGCGCCAGCGACTCGACGCCGAAGCGCCCGGCCAACACAGGGTGGTCAACGCCAGCATCAGCGGTGATACGACCGCCGCCGGTCTTGAGCGCCTGCCCGAAGCGCTTGAGACCTACCACCCCGACATCGTATTGCTGGAGCTGGGGGGCAACGATGGTCTACAGGGGCTGCCGCCACAACGCATGCAGGATAACCTGGCGCAAATGATCGATAAGAGCCAGGCCAGCGGCGCACGCGTAGCCCTGTTGGGCATTTTGATTCCGCCCAACTATGGCCAGGCCTACACAAAGGCTTTCGCCGACGTTTTTCCGACGCTGGCCAGCCGCTACGATGTGCCACTGGTGCCCTTTATCCTTGATGGTGTGGCGCTGAACGAGGATCTGATGCAAAACGACCGCATCCACCCCAATGCAAAGGGGCAGCCCATCATGCTCGACAATATCTGGCCGACCGTGGCCTCGATGCTGGAAACAGCATCGCCAGGCAATAGCGCCCATGCCAGTCACCATTAAGTACTGATTCAAGCATGGCGGTGTGACCGCCATATTCATGCCCTTTTTGACTCACGGTGGAAAATCCGACATGTCCTCTGCTTCTCCTTCCTCCTTTGTGGTGGCCTATCGTCTGGATGGCGAGGGCAGTGGTACGCCACTGGACCACGAAGAGCTTGCCCGCGTATGGCATCACGACGAGGCACAGCTCTGGATGCATCTGGACTTTACCCACAAGGATGTCGATTACTTCCTCGAGACCATTGCCGAGTTGAATGAAGACATCATCGAGGCATTGACCGAAGAAGATACCCGCCCGCGCGTGGCAGTCTTCAAGGGAGGAAGAATCACCACCCTGCGCGGCATCAACCTGAATCCGGGCGCCGACCCGGACGATCTGGTGTCATTGCGGGTCTGGCTGACCGACAACCGGCTGATCACCGTGCGACGACGACCGCTGCAGTCGATCACGCGCGTTCGCGCCTACCTTGACGCCGGTGATGGCGCCCGCAACGTCGGCGAGCTGATGGCGGGCATGGCGGACACCCTGGTCGATCGCGTCGCGGATCTGACCCACCAGCTTGATGACGCACTGGGTGAGCTCGAAGAGCGTCAGGCCGACAGGGAAGCCGATGCCATCACCAACGAGGAGCTGACCGATATTCGACAGCCCCTCATCACACTGCGTCGCTTCATGGAGCCGCAGTATCACTGTCTGGCACGCCTTGCAGAGGATGACATCTTCGATGACACCGCGAAGTTATGGCTTCGTGAAGCCGCCAACCAGCTCTTTCGCTATGTGGAGGATTTTCGCGCCATGCAGGAGCGTGCCCTGATCCTTCAGGAACAGATCTGGAACTCGCACAACGAGCGGCTCAACGAGCGCATGTATCTGCTGGCCATCATCACTGCCGTCTTCCTGCCGCTGACCTTTCTGACCGGACTGCTGGGTATCAACGTCGGCGGCATTCCCGGCGCCTCAAGCCCGGCAGGCTTCGCCGTCGTGGTGATCCTGTCGATGCTAGTCGGGGCCGGCGTCATGGCATTGTTGAAAAAGTGGCGCTGGTGGTAGTGACCAGAGAGACAGCGTCTAAAGCCCGCCGTCTCAGCGGTCGATATGCCCAAGATCACGTTCGGGGTCGAGTCGATCCCGCACGCGTCGCTTGAGTTCCTTGATGTCGGGAAAGCCACCATCACGCTTGCGCTCCCAGATTACCTCCGATGAGGCCTGATCGTCGTCAACCATCACGATTTCGAAATGGCCGCCATGGCCGGGCGCCAACGCCACCTGTTCCAGGCTCTCGCCAAACGTGGATAAAAGCTCCTGCGCGTACCATCCGGCGCGCAGCAGCCACTGACACTGAGTGCAGTAGTGGATGGTAACTTTCATCAAGGACTCCTTTTGAGAAGGTACCCGGACAGTGCAAGCTTTGCAGACCGGGCCATGGAATTACATCATGCAACAGAGAGACTTAAAAAAACCCGCCATTCATTAGGCGATTTAATGGAGTATCGCAGAGAGTAGGCTTTTGCTACTGATTATGCTGGCATCACGCATACTGGACTTCATATCATGCAAGCCTATCTTTCATGACTGAAACGCCGCTACCTGCATGACAGGGCAGCATTACACTCAAGGAAATATCGATCATGCAAACACAGCGGATGATCAGCCCCGAGCTGCTCGAACGTGTCGTTAATGCCTCGGGAGACGGCATTGTCGTGGCAGAGCAGGAAGGCAACGAAAACATCCTGATCTACGTCAACAGCGGGTTCGAGGGACTGACCGGCTACAGCGCTGATGAAATTCTTTATCGCGACTGCCGCTTTTTGCAAAACGGTGACAATCAGCAGCCCGGCCTTGACCGCATTCGAAATGCCCTCAAGGAAGGTCATGCCTGCCGTGAAGTCATCCGCAACTACAAAAAGGACGGCTCCCTGTTCTGGAATGAACTCTCGATCACCCCCGTTCATGATGATGAAGACCAGCTTCTGTACTTCATCGGTGTCCAGAAGGATGTCACCAGCCTGGTCGAAGCCCAGCAGGAACTCGAACGGCTGCGCGCGCGCGTCGAAGAAATGTCCTGAGCTTTGTGAGGGCTCACGGGAAGCGCCCGTCATGAGTGGGCTCGGCCGTATTTTTACCGAATGCTTCCCATCGTCGATCATCACTCATGCAGGGCCGCAAAAACCGCTTGCCTGAGGCCTGAAAGGGGGTTATATAGCCTTTTTTTGCAGCTGAGGGCAGCCAGCATGAGTACCGAGCTGTTTGATGAAGCACCCGATGAGCTTGATGCAGTCAATGATGATACCTGGACACCCAGTGCCCGCCCCAAAAAGGGCGAAATCTGCGCTCGCCGACGTGTCGAATCGCTTCTGGAAGAGCGTCGACTCGAGCGCGATCTGATTGACGGCTGGGATGAGTGGGACGAAGAGGAATAGTTGCCCCATTCGAGTCGGAGCATCTTCTGCAGGGCGCCCTTATGGCGCCCTGTTCGCTTTATGGGCTTTATGGATAACCCTGCCTGCCGCTTTACGCTGGCCGTGATGCCCACTGATCTCTATCATCACGGTATTGGCAGACGACTGCCTCTGATACCCTGCCTATCACCATTGACTACGAGGCTGAATCCACTCCATGGCGCAATACGTCTATACCATGAATCGGGTGGGCAAGACCGTGCCCCCCAAGCGTGACATCCTCAAGGATATCTCCCTGTCGTTTTTCCCCGGCGCCAAGATCGGCGTGCTCGGGCTTAACGGTTCGGGCAAGTCCTCTCTTCTGAGAATCATGGCGGGCGTCGATCAGGACTATCACGGCGAAGCCCGGCCCATGCCCAACCTCAATGTGGGCTATCTGCCGCAGGAACCGGAGCTCGACGACAGCAAAACGGTCCGCGAGACCGTTGAGGAAGCCCTGTCCGAAATCACCGAGGCGCAAGCGAAACTCGATGCCGTCTACGCCGCCTATGCCGAGCCGGACGCCGATTTCGATGCGCTGGCCGCCGAGCAGGCGCGCCTTGAAAACATGATCGAGGCCAGCGACGCCCACAACCTTGAACGCAAACTGGAAGTCGCTGCCGAGGCGCTGCGCCTGCCGCCCTGGGATGCCCGCGTCGAGCATCTCTCGGGCGGTGAGCGTCGTCGTGTCGCGCTGTGCCGGCTGCTGCTGTCAGGCCCCGACATGCTGCTGCTTGATGAGCCGACCAACCACCTGGACGCTGAATCCGTGGGCTGGCTCGAGCGCTTTCTGACCGAATTCAACGGCACCGTCGTGGCGGTCACCCACGACCGCTATTTCCTGGACAACGCCGCCGGCTGGATTCTCGAGCTCGACCGCGGCCGCGGCATCCCCTGGGAAGGCAACTACTCCACCTGGCTTGAGGCCAAGGAAAAGCGTCTTGAACAGGAAGCCAAGCAGGAAGCTTCCCGTCAAAAGGCGATCAAGCAGGAGCTTGAGTGGGTTCGTCAGAATCCCAAGGGTCGCCAGGCCAAGAGCAAGGCGCGCCTCAATCGCTTTGATGAACTGCAGTCCGGCGATTTCCAGAAGCGCAACGAAACCAACGAAATTTACATTCCGCCGGGACCGCGTCTGGGCGACAAGGTCATCGAACTGCACAACGTCACCAAGCGCTTTGGCGACAAGATGCTGATCGAGGATCTGACCATGTCCGTCCCGCCGGGTGCGATCGTGGGCATCGTGGGCGGCAACGGTGCCGGCAAGTCGACCCTGTTTCGCATGATCACCGGTCAGGAGCAGCCCGACAGCGGCGAAGTGGTCATCGGTGACACCGTCGACATCGCCTACGTCGAACAGCTGCGCGATGCCATGGACGATCGTCAGACCGTCTGGGAAGCCGTTTCCGGCGGCCAGGACATGCTCAGCATCAATGGCTACGAAGTTTCTTCGCGCGCTTATGTCGGTCGCTTCAACTTCAAGGGCAACGACCAGCAGAAGTATCTGAAGGATCTCTCCGGCGGGGAACGGGGTCGCCTGCAGCTGGCCCAGACGCTCAAGCAGGGCGCCAACGTGCTGCTGCTCGATGAGCCCTCCAACGACCTGGACATCGAGACCCTGCGCGCGCTGGAAGAGGCCCTGCTGGCGTTCCCGGGCTGTGCAATGGTCATCAGCCACGACCGCTGGTTTCTGGACCGTGTCGCCACGCACATCCTGGCCTACGAAGGCGACTCCCACGTCGAGTTCTTCGAAGGCAACTACACCGATTATGAAGCGGACTACCACAAGCGCGTGGGCAGCGACACGCCCAAGCGCGTGAAGTACAAGCGCATCGACGCCTGACCGGCGTCGCTTTTTGGTGTATTGAGATGACGCATCAAAAAGGGCCACCCCGACGGGGTGGCCCTTTTTTCATTTTATCGTCCTGTTCATCCCATCACTTTTTGATGACGCCTGTGAACACGCTAGTCGTAGAAGGAGGCCTCACCTTCCGGGCGGGTCTTGAAGCGACGATGCAGCCAGAGATACTGCTCGGGATGCTTGCGAATGGCCATTTCGATAAAGGCATTGACCTGGGTGGCATCGGCCACCTCATCGCCGCTGGGGAAGTTCTCCAGCGCCGGCAGATACTCAAGCGTATAGGTGCGGTTGTCCGGGTTGCGATGAAACATCAACGGCATGACCGGCGCACCGGTCATGCGCGCGATCTTGGACGTCAGTCGGATCGAGGCAGCATCGATGCCGAAAAACGGCGCAAACACACTCGCCTCACGCCCGAAATCCTGATCCGGCGAATACCAGACCGCATGACCGCCCTTGATGCGTCGAACCACCCCACGCAGATCGTGGCGATCGATCGCCGCCCCGAAGATGCCGCGCCGCGCCTTCGTCATGAAGCGCTCGAACAAGGGGTTGTTGTGCGGGCGATAGACCACGTCGGCATCAAAAAACAGCGAATGCAGCGCGCCCCCCAGATCCAGCGTCGAGAAATGGATGCCGATGATCAGCACACCCTTGCCTTTCGCCTTCGCCGCTTCCATGTGCTCGGTGCCCTTGAAGCTGACACGATGGCGCAGATGCTCCGGGTCGCGACACCAGCCGGTTGCGGTTTCCAGAATACCGATGCCGTTGGCGTGAAAGGTGCGCCTGACCAGTCTGGCGAGCTCGCGCTCGTCCAGCTCGGGAAAGCACAGGCGCAGATTGGTCTCGGTGATATGACGACGGCGCTTGACGAAGCGCCACACCAGCTCACCGATGACCTTACCGACCCACAGTTTGAGCCGCCAGGGCAGAAAGGCGCCCGCGCGCATAAGACCGATGGCACACCAGGTCGACCAGTAGCGCGGGTGCGCAAAGGATTCAGGATATTCGTGACGTTTGCGTTTACTCATCAATCAGCCTGTGTAACTTCCTGCGGACAGACGCAATGGCGCTCGGGCGCCACGCTGCAGACACTATAAGGGATCAGGGGGACAGGAAGACATCACCACCCGCTCAGGGCAGCGCTCTGGCATCCATCGACGCATTCGAGGCATCGCTTCGATGATAACAACGCGGAACGCGCGGCAATACACCGGTCAACAGCGTATAGGCGATGGTATCGCACCAGAGCGCCACCTCACTGACGCTCAGCGTGGCACCACTGACATCGCGCCCCCACAGGGTCACGCGCGAACCGATATCGGCCTCGGGCAGCTCGGTGAGGTCCACGGTAAGCATGTCCATCGATACGCGCCCGGCAATGCCAGCGCGCCGGCCATCCACCAGCACCGGGGTGCCCTCTCTGGCATGACGATCATAACCATCCCCATAGCCACAGGCCACCACGCCGACCCGCGTGGGCCGACGGGTCACATGGCGGGCACCATAGCCGATCGGCTCGCCCGCGGGGAGTTCGCGCACGGCGATAATCCGGCTTTCCAGCGTCATGACAGGCTGAAGCCTCCGATCGATATCGTCATGCAGGACATGCCCGGGCTCGAGTGGATTGACGCCATAGAGCATGACGCCGGGGCGCACCCAGTCGTGTCGGGCGTTTGGCACGCTCAGGGTAGCAGGAGAATTGGCGAAACAGCCGGGCAGATCAAGCCGGGTTCGCAGGGTGTTGATGGTGTCCAGCTGGCGGGTCAGCAGCGCATTATCTGGCGCATCGGCGGTGGCAAAGTGGGTCATCAGCAGTGTCTGCTCGATACCGGCATGCGCACGCAGCCGCTGACAGAGGTTCTGGATCTCGTCAGGCGCAAACCCCAACCGATGCATACCGCTATCGCACTTGATCAGCACGGTGACCCGATGCTGCGGCCAGTATGTCAGCCGCTCAAGCAGCGCCTCGACCTGCCAGTGCGTATGCAGCACGCTCCAGTAGCCGCCGGTGATGATCTCATCGAGCTCGCTGGACTCGAAAAAGCCTTCCAGCAGCACAATGGGGCACTCAATCCCCTCTTCACGCAGCGCCTGCCCTTCTTCCAGGCAGGCCACCGCCATGGCCGGGGCCAGATCACTCAGTGCCCGGGCACAGGCTGCAGCGCCATGGCCGTAGGCATTGGCCTTGAGTACCGCCATGGCACGCGCCTCGGGCGCGCATCGACGCGCCTGCAGATAGTTGTGACGCAGCGCATCCAGATCAATATGCGCCGTCAGCGGCCTCATGTGGTCAAATCCCGTACAGAAAAATGTTTATCAGTAGCCGATGTCACCGGGCATACCACGCCCCAGTCCATTGCGCCCCAGACCGTTGAGATCATTGTCATCCGGCAGGGCAGTACGATTGGGCGGCGGCAGCCGGCGCTGACCCTGGCTGCCTTCCAGCGGGCTGGGGCCGTTCATGCCGGGGTCGGGCTGGTCATCACCGATACCAAGACCGGTTGTGCCCTGAGATTCAAAGTTCAGCAGCACCGCCTTGTCGGAACGCAGCCAGCTGTTGAGCACCTGTAGCGTGTCGACATCCAGAATACCGGCTTCCTGACGAAGGCTCAGCAGATTGAGAACGTAATCATAACGCGCATCCGCGTAGTTGGAGATGGCGGTAAAGAGATTTTGCTGAGCCTGCAGTACATCGACGATGTTACGCGTGCCGACCTCATAGCCGTTGCGGGTGGCTTCAAGAGCGCTTCGATTGGACTCGATGGAGCGCTTTTGCGCCTGGACCATCAAAACGTTATTGAGCGTCTGGGCGTAGTAGGAGCGTACCTGCTGAACGGCCGTACGCAGCTGCGACTCCTGCTGATACTGGGTCTGCTCCAGAGAATACGTACTCTGTCGGACCTGAGCACTGGTTGAACCACCGGTATAGATGGGAATGGTGGCTTCCAGGCCGATCTGATTCTGCTCGTTGTGACCGCGCAGGGTGTCCTGGTCGCTGTCACCGTACTGGTAATTGGCAAAGGCGGACAGGGTCGGCAGATGGCCGGCACGCGAGGTATCAAGGTTGGCCCGTGCCACTTCAACGGCGGCGCGAGCGGCCAGAAGGTTCAGGTTCTGACTGGAGGCCATTTCGACCCACGCCTGCTGACTGGCCGGCGTCGGACGCTCGATGGGCATGTCATCGGCCAGGCCGTCGATGCTGGAATACTGCTTGCCGGTCAACTGTTCAAGCGCTTCGAAATTGACCTGCAAAGTGCTTTCCTGCGAGATGCGCTGCGAGCGGGTCAGATCATAGGAGGCCTGTGCCTCATACACATCGGTCGCCGCCACGATGCCGACATCAAACTGTTGACGCACCTGCTCAAGCTGGCGCGAAACAGCCTGCTCCTCGGCACGCAGGGTATCGAGCTGCTCCTTGGCGCGCAGCACGTCGAAATAGGCCTGGGCCACATTATAGAGAAGCTGCTGGCGGTCGACGCGCAGGTTCAGGGCTTCCTGGGCAGTTTGGCGCTTCGAGGCTTCCAGCTGATACCAGTTGGTGGCATCGAACAGGGCCTGAGTAGCCTGAACCTGCACCGTGGTGCCGGTATAGTGATTGTCACTGCCGCCACTGGCAATGCCACCAGCACCGCCGCCGGCCCCTGCTCCGATACCGGCAAGGTTGCTGCGCTGCGAGGAGGTAATGTTATAGCGCGTGACGCCGCCGGTAGCACTGACCTGGGGCAGCAGATCACCGCGTTCGATATCCTCACCGGCCTGTACGCTGCTATAGCCGGATCTTGAGGCAGCAAGATCGGCATTGTTGACCAGCGCATCGCGCGCGATGGATATCAGGTCGGCGGCCTGAGCCTGACCCGCGAGCGAGACGGCAAGCACCAGTGGCAGTACTCTGAACTTACGCATCAAATGATTCCCTGTCTAAAACGGTTATGGCCGTCTCTGGTCAGTACCCCATGACCGGCTGGCAACCTGTAGCATCTCGAGCGCACCCTCACGATCACGGTGCAGCTCTCATATAGGATGCGAGCTTAGCACATTGCAGGATTTTACATACATCCCTGAATGTTTAAAGGCATTCCAATGCCACTATCGCGCCTGACAGAGGCGAAAATCAAAAAAACAGCGCCATATTGGCGCCGTTTTTTGTTCGTTCTGCACGGGGCAGCTGATGGCTTGTCGGCCCCATTTCAGAGCGCAGGCAGGCTACTCGAAGATGGCATCCAGTGACAGGCCCTGCTTTTCCAGCATGCGGCGCAATTTCTTGAGCGCCTCGACCTGGATCTGGCGAACCCGTTCACGTGTCAGACCAATCTCTTCGCCGACCTCTTCAAGCGTGGCGGCTTCGTGACCGCGCAGGCCGAAGCGACGTACCACCACCTCCATCTGCTTTTCAGTCAGCTCGCCGAGCCACTCATCAACGTGCGCCTTGACGTCAAAGTCGACCAGTTCGGATTCGGGGCCGGCCTCGTTCTCATCAGCCAGCGTATCCAGTAGCGGCTTGTCGTTCTCGCTACCCACCGGATAGTCGACCGAGGAGACCCTCTCGTTGAGCCCCATCATCCGCTTGACCGACTCGACCGGCCGGTCCAGATGCGTGGCAATATCATCAGCCGTCGGCTCATGATCCAGCTTCTGGGTCAGCTCGCGCGAGGCACGCAGATAGACATTGAGTTCCTTGACCACATGGATGGGCAAACGAATGGTACGGGTCTGATTCATCAGCGCCCGTTCAATGGTCTGACGAATCCACCAAGTGGCGTAGGTCGAGAAGCGAAAGCCACGCTCGGGGTCGAATTTCTCTACCGCACGGATCAGTCCCAGGTTGCCCTCTTCGATCAGGTCAAGAAGGGTCAGACCGCGATTGAGATAGCGCCGTGCAATCTTGACGACCAGACGCAGGTTGGATTCGATCATGCGCTGACGGCCGGCAGGATCACCCTTGCGCGCCAGACGACCGTAATGGACTTCCTCTTCCGGTGTCAGAAGCGGTGAAAATCCGATTTCATTGAGATAAATCTGGGTCGCATCAAGACTTTGATGCTGTTGGCGTTCTTCCCTCTTCAAGGCTTTTTCGAACGCGTCTTCGTTGTCTACTTCCTTGTCATTATTATCATCGAGCGAGAGCTCGTTTTCGTTCTCTTCCAGTTCAACGTCGTCGTGCAATCCCTGTTCAACCACGCTCATATCGACTTCCCCTTTTCGTTTGAGGTTCCCGTGTCATCGATGGAATCGATCACCCTTCGGGTCTCATAACACCGCTCATCTCGATAGGGATGAGCGGTCTCCCTGGTGCCTCAGCGATCCGGCAGATACTGCAGCGGATCCTTCGGTTGGCCATCCTGGCGTATTTCAAAGTGCAGCTTGACGCTGTCTGCGTCGGTCGAGCCCATGGTGGCAATCGTTTCTCCCTGACGCACGACATCGTTTTCCTTGACGTTCAAGGCGTCATTATGCGCGTAGGCGCTGAGGAAGTGATCATTGTGCTTGAGGATGATGAGATTGCCATAGCCGCGAACGCCGTTACCGGCGTAGACGACAATACCGGGGCCGGCTGCCTTGACAGGTTGCCCCTTTTGACCAGCAATATCAATCCCGGCCGTGAGATTTGTCTTGTCACCGAAATCACCCACGACCTTGCCCTGTGTCGGCCACTGCCACTGGATGTTGCTCGCAGGCTTGTAAGTGCGATCAGAGCGGTCTTCGCGGGTGGTTTTACCGGCCACGGCTGCCCCGCCGGTGTCTTCCTTTCCGGCACTGCTGTCACTGGAAGACGAGCCGCCGCTGCTCTTCGAGGGCGCCGGGCTTTGAGAGCCGCTCGAGCTGTTGCCTGAGCCACCGCTGACGGCACCTCCGGCTGCAGCACCCACCCCGGCAGCCGCACCGACCGCACTCTGTGAAATCTGACTTCCCGAGTCGGCAGTGGCACCGGTGCTGCGATTGCGGTTGATGGTGTCCTCATCCGGAGACAGCCAGCTGTCATCCCCACCGCTGCTGTCACTGCCCGACGCACCGCTGAGCGCCGTGGCATGCGTGCCACTGGTGCCGCCCAGCGAGGACGAAGATGCAGACGAGACTGCCGGGGCGCTGACACTGTCATTAAGGCGCAGTGCCTGACCGGGTTCAATGCCGTAGGGCGGCTCAAGGTTGTTCAGCGATGCCAGCCGACGGAAATCGATACCGGTTTTCCATCCGATCGAATAGATCGTATCGCCACGCTGAACGTGATAGATGCCGTTGGCCATCGAGTTCTGATTGAATGAGGCCTCTTCTACTGCAGGCGCCTTGCTGACCTGAGCGCAGCCGCCCAGCACTGCCATCAGGACAACGCTGCTGCCCAGTGTGACCTGTCGCATGCGCAGATGAAATCGAACCATGTCTCTGCTCTACTCCTTTGACATTGACTGACTGTCCGTGGAGACCCGTGGCGAGTCATCACCGGAACGTTCTCCTACGGCCACCACCAAAATAAATCCGATCAGCGCCAGCGCCAGTGCGATCCACACATGTGACGGCTCACCGGTCACGGCCGTATAGGTTTCCGGTGACAGCAGCTTGTAGGTCAGTGGCACCACCTCGCCTTCCGGTGACATCGTATAACTGTCCAGCGAGCGCCAGGGCCACAGTACCGGAAGTGATCCCAGAATGAAGCCGATCAGAAGATAAAGCGTGGTGGAATAGTGGTGCCTGAAAAGCCACGACAACACGCGTGAAAAGGTAAAAAGCCCCACCAGACACCCCAGACCGAACTGGGCCATGGTGACGATATCAAACGCCTTGATGGCATCGATTACCGTATGATACATGCCCATGGTCAGCAGCAAAAAGCTGCCGGAGACACCCGGCAACAGCATTGCGCTGATGGCGATGGCGCCAGCCACCATCAGCATCAGTGCTCCGCCGCCACTGGGCAGGATGGTCGGTAGAAAATGCGCCAGCAGCGCCCCGAGCGCCAACGGCAGAAGAAACACCAGACGCCAGCGATCCAGCCGGCGCGCCACCACGATCGCCGAAGCCACTACCAGCCCGAAAAAAAAGGCGTTGAGCAGCATGGCCTGATGGTCCAGCAGATAGCTCACCAGATGCGCCAGGCTGAGCACACTGGCAGCGATCCCGGCCAGCAGCGGGATCAGAAAGCCAAGATTGAGATGCACGATCAGACCTTTCAGACCGTGTTCACGCAGGGCACCAAAGGCGCTGGGGCCAAAGCGTCGAATGGTCTCGATCAGCTCCTGATAGATGCCTGTTACAAAGGCGATGGTCCCACCGGACACACCGGGGACGGAATCCGCCGCCCCCATGCCCATGCCTTTCAGAAAAAGCGTCACATGCCTTTTCACGTGTTCTACTCCAGATCAATGCGCGGCCCATGGACCGACTCGGGATAATCGCTTGAAACGCGCACAGGCATGCACCATGGGCGCTGCCTGCCACACGACAGATCGATGCGAGGGCGCGAGTATCGCATCGCGCCCGAGGACTGTCTGCGCCAGGGTGCTCGGATATGCTTTATCCAATCGACTCTGACGAGTCAGCTCACAGTTCTCCACCCTGCTGACGCTGGCCGGTCAGTGCTTCAAGCCAGCCGCTGACATCAGCGATCGAGGCATGACGGGTCAGATCCGTCTGCAGTGGCGTAATCGACACAAAGCCCGCCTCGATGGCGGCAAAATCGGTATCTTCGCCCATATCGGCACTTTCCCCGGAGGCTGCAATCCAGTACCGGGTGCGACCGCGCGGGTCCTGCAGCCTTATGGGTTGACTGCCCTGGCCACGCTGACCCTGTCGGGTCACCCGAAAGCCCTTGAGTTCTTCCCAGGGCACATCGGGCACGTTGACGTTCAAAAGACTCCGGGGCGGCAGCGCCAGCTGCTCGACGGCGCTGACCAGAGTGGCGGCCACACGACCGGCCGTTTCAAAATGCTGATGCCCCGCCAGCGACATGGCGATTGCCGAAAGCCCCAGCGACCGCCCTTCCATGGCCGCCGCCACC contains:
- a CDS encoding TolC family outer membrane protein — protein: MRKFRVLPLVLAVSLAGQAQAADLISIARDALVNNADLAASRSGYSSVQAGEDIERGDLLPQVSATGGVTRYNITSSQRSNLAGIGAGAGGGAGGIASGGSDNHYTGTTVQVQATQALFDATNWYQLEASKRQTAQEALNLRVDRQQLLYNVAQAYFDVLRAKEQLDTLRAEEQAVSRQLEQVRQQFDVGIVAATDVYEAQASYDLTRSQRISQESTLQVNFEALEQLTGKQYSSIDGLADDMPIERPTPASQQAWVEMASSQNLNLLAARAAVEVARANLDTSRAGHLPTLSAFANYQYGDSDQDTLRGHNEQNQIGLEATIPIYTGGSTSAQVRQSTYSLEQTQYQQESQLRTAVQQVRSYYAQTLNNVLMVQAQKRSIESNRSALEATRNGYEVGTRNIVDVLQAQQNLFTAISNYADARYDYVLNLLSLRQEAGILDVDTLQVLNSWLRSDKAVLLNFESQGTTGLGIGDDQPDPGMNGPSPLEGSQGQRRLPPPNRTALPDDNDLNGLGRNGLGRGMPGDIGY
- the rpoS gene encoding RNA polymerase sigma factor RpoS, translated to MSVVEQGLHDDVELEENENELSLDDNNDKEVDNEDAFEKALKREERQQHQSLDATQIYLNEIGFSPLLTPEEEVHYGRLARKGDPAGRQRMIESNLRLVVKIARRYLNRGLTLLDLIEEGNLGLIRAVEKFDPERGFRFSTYATWWIRQTIERALMNQTRTIRLPIHVVKELNVYLRASRELTQKLDHEPTADDIATHLDRPVESVKRMMGLNERVSSVDYPVGSENDKPLLDTLADENEAGPESELVDFDVKAHVDEWLGELTEKQMEVVVRRFGLRGHEAATLEEVGEEIGLTRERVRQIQVEALKKLRRMLEKQGLSLDAIFE
- a CDS encoding peptidoglycan DD-metalloendopeptidase family protein, yielding MVRFHLRMRQVTLGSSVVLMAVLGGCAQVSKAPAVEEASFNQNSMANGIYHVQRGDTIYSIGWKTGIDFRRLASLNNLEPPYGIEPGQALRLNDSVSAPAVSSASSSSLGGTSGTHATALSGASGSDSSGGDDSWLSPDEDTINRNRSTGATADSGSQISQSAVGAAAGVGAAAGGAVSGGSGNSSSGSQSPAPSKSSGGSSSSDSSAGKEDTGGAAVAGKTTREDRSDRTYKPASNIQWQWPTQGKVVGDFGDKTNLTAGIDIAGQKGQPVKAAGPGIVVYAGNGVRGYGNLIILKHNDHFLSAYAHNDALNVKENDVVRQGETIATMGSTDADSVKLHFEIRQDGQPKDPLQYLPDR
- a CDS encoding DUF368 domain-containing protein; this encodes MKRHVTLFLKGMGMGAADSVPGVSGGTIAFVTGIYQELIETIRRFGPSAFGALREHGLKGLIVHLNLGFLIPLLAGIAASVLSLAHLVSYLLDHQAMLLNAFFFGLVVASAIVVARRLDRWRLVFLLPLALGALLAHFLPTILPSGGGALMLMVAGAIAISAMLLPGVSGSFLLLTMGMYHTVIDAIKAFDIVTMAQFGLGCLVGLFTFSRVLSWLFRHHYSTTLYLLIGFILGSLPVLWPWRSLDSYTMSPEGEVVPLTYKLLSPETYTAVTGEPSHVWIALALALIGFILVVAVGERSGDDSPRVSTDSQSMSKE
- the surE gene encoding 5'/3'-nucleotidase SurE, coding for MRRLLLSNDDGVHAPGLRALHDALIDHARLRVIAPDRDRSGASNSLTLAYPLSLTPLESGFYSVDGTPADCVYLGVSDIFDETVDMVISGINHGANLGDDVLYSGTVAAAMEGRSLGLSAIAMSLAGHQHFETAGRVAATLVSAVEQLALPPRSLLNVNVPDVPWEELKGFRVTRQGQRGQGSQPIRLQDPRGRTRYWIAASGESADMGEDTDFAAIEAGFVSITPLQTDLTRHASIADVSGWLEALTGQRQQGGEL